The genomic region CCGCATGATCAACGCCGCCCGCCGCCCGCCGGTTCGTCCGCCTTGCCGGCGGGTTCGGCATTGGCGGCCGATGCGCCCTGCCGGCCCGGACAGCCGCCCAGCAGCGCCGCGCGCACGACCGGCGCGATGCGGGCGACGATCTCGCGCACGCCGGCGGCGTTGGGATGGATGCCGTCCGCCTGGTTCAGGGCCGGATCGGCGGCCACGCCGTCGAGAAAGAAGGGATAGAGGCAGACGCCGAAACGGGCCGCAAGCTCGGGATGGATGGCGTCGAAACGGGCGCGGTAGTCGGGGCCGAGGTTGGGCGGCGCGCGCATGCCGATGAGCAGCACCCTGAGGTTTCGCTCGGCGAGAAGCGTCAGCATCGCCTCGAGATTGGCGCGGGTGATAGCCGGATCGATGCCGCGCAGCGCGTCGTTGGCGCCGAGTTCCAGCAGCACGAGGTCCGGCCGGCGGTCCAGCCCGTCCAGCACCCAGGCGAGCCGCGCGCGCCCCGCGCTCGTCGTATCCCCGGAAACCCCGGCGTTGATCACGGTGACGGCAAGCCCCTCTGCGCGCAAGGCCGCCTCGAGCTGCGCCGTGAAGCCGTCCGCCGGATCGAGGCCGTAGCCCGCCATCAGGCTGTCGCCGAAGCCCAGGATCACGTAATCCGCGCCCGGGCCGGCGGCCCGCGCCTCGTCGCGGACCGGCGCCGCCGCCAGCCCCGCCAGAAGCAGCAGGATAAACAAAAGTCCGGTCCGGCCGGCTCTGGCCAGCACGCCCTCCGATCGGTCATCCTTGGACCGGCGCGGCCGTCGGGTGCGGTCGGCCCTGCCCGCTCCGTCGGGTTGTTTGCCGGTTTCACCGACGAACCCGACCAGCGGTGGGGCCGTGCGCTGCGGCCGGGAGTCGCCCGGATTTCTGCCGGGATCGCCGGCGAGACTGGTGGCTGACGGGTTGGGATGCGCACGGGTGATGACGTATTCACCGACACGTCGTTCGCCGGCTTGACCGGCGAACCCGGCCGACGGCGGGGCGAACTCCGTCGTTCGGTGTTGCGGCAGCGATCGGCTGGATCCGCCGGTCGAGCCGGCGGATGACGAGAAAGAGGGCATGTCGGCAGACGATGGAAAGGCGGAAACCCACGCGACCGGCACCCCGATTCGTCGAACGACCGCCGGGGTGATGATCCAGTTGTGTGCTGAAGGGGGTTCTGCGACATGGGGCCGCCGCGCGGCGCCGGTGTGCCGGCACGGTCGGAGGGTCGGCGGAAAGGAGCGTCGAGAGGGCATGGCGGGAAGCGGACGCATGGATGATCCCCTCATCACGCTTGAGGAGGTGACGCTCACCTTGAGCTCCCTTGCGGGGCCCGTGCCGATCCTACGCGGGATCAGCCTCCACATAAAGAGCGGCGAGACGGTGGCGATACTCGGCCCGTCGGGATCGGGCAAATCGTCGCTGATGGCGGTGATGGCCGGGATCGAGAAGGCGAGCGGCGGGCGGGTGCGCGTCGACGGGGCGGAGCTCGTGACCATGGACGAGGATGCGCTCGCCCGCTTCCGCCGCCGGCGCATCGGCATCGTGCTCCAGGCCTTCCACCTCATCGAGACCATGACGGCGCTGCAGAACGTCGAGATCGCCCTGGAGCTTGCGGGATACGTGACGGACGCGGGGGGACGCGCGCGCCGGGCGCTCGAGGCCGTCGGGCTCGGCCACCGCCTCGACCACTACCCCGTGCAGCTGTCCGGGGGCGAGCAGCAGCGGGTGGCGCTGGCCCGGGCGCTGGCGCCGGGGCCGAAGATCCTGTTCGCGGACGAGCCGACCGGCAATCTGGACGGCGAGACGGGCCGCCAGGTCATCGACCTCGTCTTCGCGCTGCATGCCGAGAGGGGCGCGACGCTCGTGCTGATCACCCATGATCCGGCGCTCGCCAACCGCTGCGGGCGCGTGCTCACCATGCGCGACGGCCGCATCGTCGCCGACGAGCGGGGAGGCGCCGCGTGACCGGCGCCGCCGCACCGCCGCGCTGGCGCGCCGCCTGGCGGATCGCGCGCAGCGAATGGCGCGCCGGTTTGAGCCAGCTCAAGACGCTCATCGCCTGCCTTCTCGTCGGCGTGCTGACGATCGGCGGGGTCGACAGCGTCAAGCGCAATCTGGAGGAGGGCATCGCCGACAACGGCCGGCGCCTGCTGGCAGGGGATCTTTCGGTCTCGCGCCTTCAGATCCCCCTGGACGACAAGGTGCGGCGGATGCTCGCGCGCTTCGGCACCGTGCAGGCCGGGGTGCGGCTCGTCACCAACATCCGGCGCGAGGGCGGGGAGGCGCCGGCGCTCGCGCTGCTGCGCGCCGAGGATTCCGGCTATCCGCTCTACGGCGCGGTGCGTCTCGACCCGCCGATGAGCCTCGCCGAGGCGCTGGCGGCGGATGCGGACGGCCCGGGCATCGTGCTCGCGCCCGAGCTTGCGGACCGCCTGGGTGCGCGGCCCGGCGACCGGATCCGCGTCGGCAACGCCGTCTTCGTGCTGCGGGCGCTGCTCCTGGACGAGCCCGACCGGCTCGCCACCGGCATGCGGCTCGGGCCCACGGCGCTGATCTCGCTGGATGAGGTCGAGGCGACGGGGCTGCTCGCCTTCGGAAGTCTGGCGACCCATGTGCTGCGGCTTGCGATCGCGCCCGGGGGACCTGCGCCCCAGAAGGTCCGCGCCGTGCTGCTCGAGGCGTTTCCCGATGCCAATCTGCGCGTGATCACCGCCGATCGCGCCGCGCCGGGGCTCAGACGCTTCCTCGACCGTTTCGGCCATTTCCTGCTGCTGGTGAGCCTGACCGCCCTGCTGCTCGGAGGCGTCGGGGTCGCAAACGGCGTCCATGCGTATCTCGCGCGGCGCGAGGAGGCGATCGCGACCCTGAAACTGATGGGCGCCGACCGCGCGACGGTCGGGGCGGGGTTCGCGCTGGTGCTGGCGGGCATCGTCGGCCTTGCGACGGCGATCGGTCTCGTGCTCGCGGCGGCGGCACCCTTTGCGGTCAAGGCCGTGCTCGCCGACGTCCTGCCGGTGCCCTATGCGCCGCGGATCGCCTGGGACGCCCTCGCATACGCGGCGCTCGCAGGCGTCCTGATCGCGGCGGCCTTCGCACTCGTGCCCCTTGCGCGGGCCGCGGCGCTGCCGGCCGGGCGGCTGTGGCGGCGGCAGGTGAGCAGCGAGCGCTGGCGTGCGCCGCGCGTCGTCCTCGTGAGCGCAGGCATGGTGCTCGCCGTCGCCGCCAGCGCGATCTGGCGCACGCCGCGGCCGGCGTTCGCGGCGATCTTCGTCGCGGGCAGCGCCTTGGCGGTCGTGCTGCTGTGGCTGTTGGCGCGGTTGATGCCGTGGATTCTCGGCGTGCTGATCCGGCGTCCGCGCGGCGGGCTCAAACTCGCGCTCGCCCATCTCACGCGGCCCGGCGCGCGCAGCGCCAGCATCATGCTCTCGCTCGGACTCGGGCTCGTGCTGTTTGCGACGCTGGCGCTGGTGGAGAGCAATCTGCAGACCGGGATCCGCCAGGACCTCGGCGCGCGCGCGCCGAGCTTCTTCTTCCTCGACATCCCGAAGGACGAGGCCGAGCGCTTCGCCCGACTCGCCCGGCGCTTCGCGGAGCGGCCGGAGGATCTGCGGCTCGTCCCCTCGTTGCGCGGGCGGATCGAGAAGCTGAACGGCCGGCCCGCCGATCCCGAGGCGGTGGCGCCCGACGTGCGCTGGGTGCTGCGCGGCGACCGCGGCGTGACCTTCGCCAGGGACGTTCCACCCGGCAACCGCATCGTCAAGGGCGCATGGTGGCCGCCGGACTACGCGGGCCCGCCGCGGGTCTCGGTGTCGGCGGAAGAGGCGGAAGGCCTCGGCCTCGATGTCGGCGACACCATCACGGTCTCGGTGCTCGGGCGCGAGATCACGGCGACCGTCGCCTCGCTGAGGGAGCTGTCCTGGCGCTCCGCCGGCTTCAACTTCGTGCTGGTCTTCGATCCCGCCACATTCGCGCCGGCGCCCTTTACCTGGATGGCGAGTCTGAGGACGCCGGACCTTGCGACCGAGGAGCGGGCCTGGCGCGCCCTCACGGAGGCCTTCCCGGTGGTCACCGCCGTGCGGGTGCGCGACGTGCTGGGCACGGTCGAGGAGCTGCTCGGGCAGATGGCGGCGGCGATCCGGCTGACGGCGGCGCTCACGATGCTGGCCGGGATCATCGTGCTGGTGGGCGCGATCGCCGCCGAGGAGCGGCTGCGCCAGCACGAGGCGGCCGTCTTCAAGCTGCTGGGCGCGACGCGCGCGCAGGTCGTGCGCAGCTTCCTGCTGGAGCTGCTGCTGATCGGGGCGATGGCCGCCCTGCTTGCGCTCGCCGTCTCCGGGCTGGCCGCGCGCTTCGTGGTGGTCGAGGCGCTGGAGCTGCCCTTCGCGTTCGACCTCGCGGTGACGGCCGGCACGCTTGCGGCAAGTCTTGTGGCGACCCTCGTGGTCGGCGGGGCGATCGGCTGGCGGGCGCTCAAGGCGCGCCCGGCCGCGCTGCTGCGCGAGGCCTAGACGGACGGCGGATCGGCTGCGACGAACGGCGGGGATGCGGCATCCGGTTTTACTTGAAGTCCGCGGCGGCCGGCCCGATATTGGGAGGCGGGGACGCGGGGCGATTCCCGCGCCCCGCTACGAGGACCGGACCGCAAGTGAGGAGCAGGACAATCATGGTCGATCCCATTCCGACCCGCACCCGCGTCGACGCCCGCGCGCGCGCCATCGCCCGCGACGAGGGGCTGAGGGCCTACATGCTGCGGGTCTACAACCTGATGGCCTCGGGCGTGCTGCTCACCGGCATCTTCGCCATTCTCGGCTTCAGGGTGGAGGCGATCCGCGATCTGCTCTACCACCCCGTCGTGACCCCGGCCGGGATCGGCTACGGGCTCACGGGGCTCGGCTGGATCGTGACCCTCGCACCCCTCGGGATCGTGCTCGCCATGTCCTTCGGCCGGCGGATGCGGCCCGAGACGGCGGGCACGCTGTTCTGGATCTTCTCCGCGCTGATGGGCCTGTCGCTGTCGTCCGTCTTCTTCGTCTTCACGGGTGTTTCGATCGCGCGCACCTTCTTCATCACGGCGGCCGCCTTCGGTGCGCTGTCGCTATACGGCTACACGACGAAGCGGGATCTGACGGGCTTCGGCACCTTCCTGTTCATGGGGCTCATCGGCATCATCATCGCGGCGCTGGTGAACCTCTTCATCCGGTCGACGATGATGGACTTCATCATCTCCGCGGTCGGCGTGCTCGTGTTCGCGGGGCTGACCGCCTATGACACCCAGCGGCTGAAGGACATCTATTACGAGATCGCCGATGACGGGACGGCGATCCGCCGCGCGGCGATCATGGGCGCGCTGGCGCTCTATCTCGATTTCATCAACCTGTTCCTGATGCTGCTGCGCTTCATCGGCGACCGGCGCTGAGCCGGGCATCGGCCGCACCGGATCAAGGCGGGGGCCGGTCACCGCGACCGGCCCCGTCCTTTTCGCTGCCGGCGATGGCTACCTTCAGCGGTCCTGCGGATGCGCGCCCAGCAGACGGGACAGACGAGCCACCCCACCTGCGGCCTGCGCGAGGAGGGCGTCCAGATCCTCCGGCGGATCACCCCGCTCCAGCATGCGCCGGAACGTCAGATAGGCGTCGTGCCGGCTGCCATAGGCCCTGAGGTTCCTTTCGTCGTTCACCCAGACCAGCACGATCACCCGGCGCTTCGCACTAAACCGGAAGAACAGACGGTATTGCTGGAAGAACTTCGCCCGCCGCCAGTGACCACGCCGCGTCCCCAGACTGCCTCCCAGGCGAAAGGCGGGGGAAGCGGGGTCGGAAGGGATCACCTCCGTCATCAGGCGGAGGATGGCGGCAAGACGTTTGGTGCAGTTCTTGCGGCGCCAGCCGTCGGGATCGCGGCGCCGGCAGGACTCGACTTCGGTGATCAGCTTTTCGATCTGCGAAAGAAAAAGCGGATGGGCGTAGATCGCCCAGCCGTTGACGACGAGTGGCGGGCCGGCGGGACCCGCGCTCATGCCACCCGCCTATTCGTCCGCCGAATCGAGCGGCGTGTCGAGATCGATCCCCACGTCGCCCACGAGCCTGCGCATCCGGTCGGCCAGTTCGGGCGAAACCGGCGCGATGCGGTCCGGCCGCACCGCAACGTCCCGCTCCAGCAGATCGAGGAAGGCGCCAAGGGCCGGGTCCTCCGCCTTGCGTTCGGGCTCGATGTAGACGCGGCCGTCGCTGCCCAGACGGTAGCGGATGCGATCCCCCTTTCGGAGACCGAGAAGGTTACGGACCTCGCGGGGAACGGTGGTCTGGTAGCGGTCGGTGAGCCGGGACACGGCCTCCAGCATGTTGCCAAACTCCTTCGTCCTGATCACGGCGGGTCCGGTCCGCCAGTTTCCCATGCCGCCATGTAATGCAACCGCATTGTCATGATCAAGTCCGGGATTCTGAACGGCCGGCGGATCGCGCCCGGCCAAGGTACCGTCAGCTCACCGCACGGGGTCGGGCAGCGCCTCGCGCTGCCAGAGGCGGATCAGGCGGCGTTCGAAGGGTGCGAGCAGGGTGGTGAGACTCGGGGCGCGGCGCAGGATCCGCCCGTCCGGACCCGTCAGAAGATAGAAAGGGCGGCCGCCGTGCGCGCCGCCCTCGGCATCAGCCGCCTTCACGATGCGGAAGGCCGGCAGGCTCCGGTTGCCCCGAAACACCAGAAAGGCGACGCGCCCGCGCCCCCTTTCCAGCCCGTAGTCGCACCATTCGCCCGCCGCGACCATGCGGCCATAAAGATCGATCAGCCGCGACCATTCGCGGCGGTCGAAGAAGATCTCCGCGGCACCCTCGCGGGAGCCGGAGCGACCGGGGAAGACGACGACCGCAGCCATGACCGCGGCATTCTGTGCCGGCCGCGCGCAAAATGCAATCCGTCGCCGCCGCGCGCCGGCCACCGCCACCTGCCGGCTCGACCGGCGGGTCCGCTTCCTTTCCCTCGTCACCCGCCGGCTTGACCGGCGGGTCCGCTTCCTTTCCCTCGTCACCAGCCGGCCTGACCGGCGGGTCCATTCCCTTCCCTCGTCATCCGCCGACTTGATCGGCGGATCCAGCGGGGAGCGGGGACAACCGCAAGCGCCGATACCGTCGCGCACGGCGGCTGGATTCGCCGCTTTCGCGGCGAATGACGAAAGGGGAGAGGGTCACCCGCCGGCACCCTCTCTTCGTCACCCGCCGGCCTGACCGGCGGGTCCGCTTCCTTTCCCTCGTCACCAGCCGGCCTGACCGGCGGGTCCTGCGCCCTTCTCGTCATCCGCCGACTTGATCGGCGGATCCAGCAGGAAGCGGAGCCAACCTCCAGCGTTAGGGATGCGACAGTAGCGGCTGGGTTCGCCGGTCAAGCCGGCGAACGACGATTCAGGGATCGGTCATCGGTCATCGGTCATCAGACGGCGCTCGGAGGCCGTCACACGGGCGGATGTCCCCCAGCTCGCTACCTCTCCACCCGCCGGCTTGACCGGAGGGTCCATGCCTTTCGGCGTCACCCGCCGGCTTGACCGGAGGGTCCATGCCTTTCGGCGTCACCCGCCGGCTTGACCGGCGGGTCCAACGGGCCCTGAAGACAACCTCCTGCCCCCGGGGTGGCGCGACCATCTCATGGGTTCGCCGGTCAAGCCGGCGAACGACGTATCAGTCATCAGTGATCAGTCATCAGTCGTCAGTGATCGGTATGGCCGGCGGCACCCGGCACCTTTTTCCTCGTCGTCCGCCGACTTGATCGGCGGACCCAGCGGGGGCGGGGACAACCGCAGACGGCGGGGATGCCGTCGCCACCGGCGGGAGTCGCCCGCCGCGCGCTCACGGGGCCGTGATTTCGCAGCTGCCCTGGTCTGTGGTAGAATGTCTTTCGGGGAAGGCCGTGGTGCGTCGAACGGCGGAGACAAGGAGGAGAGAGACCATGGCGATCACCGGGACGGCCGACGGCGCGGCCGGCGCCGCGCGGGCGATCGAGATCCGCAGGATCTCGGCCGCGGACATGAGAGAGGCGCTGCGGCGCGGGGTGGACGACTTCCTCGCCCGGCCCAGCCATCTGATCTTTCTCGCCGCGATCTATCCCGTCATCAGCTTCGCGCTCTTCATCGTCGCCTCCGGGCGCGAGTTCTGGCCGATCCTCTGGCCGCTGGCTGCCGGGTTCACGCTCGTGGGGCCGATTGCCGCGGTCGGCCTGATGGAGATCTCGCGCGAGCGCGAGCGCGGGCGCGAGGTGCACTGGCGCGAGGCGCTCGGCGTCATTGGAGAGGGACGGCTCGGGCCGCTCGTCGTGCTGGCGCTCGTGCTGCTCACCATCTTCATCGGCTGGCTGGTGGCCGCCCAGGCGCTCTACGTCTCGCTGTTCGGCCAGCCCTACGGGGTGACGCTGCCCGAGTTCCTGCACAACCTCTTCTTCACGCCGCAGGGGCACAGTCTCATCATCTGGGGCAATCTGGTGGGCGGCCTGTTCGCGCTGCTCGCCCTCGTCGTGAGCCTCGTGTCCTTTCCGATGGTGGTGGACGGGGAGCGCGACCCGGTGCTCGCGATCATCACCTCGGTGCGCGCCTTCTTCCGCAATCCCGGCCCGGTGCTGCTGTGGGGCGCGGTCGTGGCCGCGGCGGTGTTTCTGTCGGCGATGACGGCCTTCGTGCTGCTCGCGATCGCGCTGCCGATCCTGGGACACGCGACCTGGCATCTCTACCGCCGGATCGTCGTGCGCCGCTGACCGGGCCGTCGCGCTTGGCAGGCCCGCGCCGCCTCGGCTAGCCTTCCCGCGCAAGGCGGGAGGACGGGGCCGTGCGGCGACTTGCGGAAAACGACGGCGAGCGGGAGAGCGCGTGGCGGGCGGGCCGCGCGGCCGGTGCGGCGGTGATCCTTGCGCTGCTCGCGGCGCTGTGGGCCGCGGCCGCGGCCGGGCGCGGGGAGGGGGCCGTGCGCATCGACCTGTCCTCTCCCTGGAACCCGCAGGAATTTCACGTCGCCAACGCCCGCGACTTCGCCGCCGCCGTCGCCGCGGCGACCGGAGGCCGGGTGCGGATCGTGGTCCATCCGGCCGCCGCGCTCGGCATCAAGGGGCCCGATTCGCTGGCCGCGGTGGCGCGCGGGGCGGTGCCGGCGATCGACATGGCCGGCTTCCAGCAGACGGGGCTGGAGCCGCTGTTCGGCATCGAGGCGCTGCCCTTCCTCGTGCGCGACCGGCAGGAGCTTGCGCTCCTCGTCTCGCTGATGCGGCCCGCGATCGCCCGGCGACTCGCCCGTTTCGGGCTCGAGCTGCTCTATCTGGTGCCCTGGCCGCCGCAGAACCTCTTTCTCGCCCGGCCCGTCGCCGGCATCGGCGATCTGCGCGGCCTGCGGGTGCGCACGCTGGATGCCCACACGACGCGGCTCGCCCGCGCGCTCGGCATGCATCCGCGCCAGCTTCCGGCCGCCGACGTCGTGCCGGCGCTCGCCGCCGGCAGCCTCGACGCCGTCATGACCTCCACCACTACCGCAGCCGCCCAGCGCTATCCCGCCTTCCTGTGCTGCATGCTGCCCACCCACCACGGCTGGGTGATCAACTATGTGGTGATCCGCCGCGACGTGCTGGCGCGTCTCGCGCCCCGTGACCGCGAGGCGCTGGTCCGCACCGCCCGCGCGCGCGAGGCGGCCTACTGGGCGGTCTCGGCCGCCGATGACGCCGCGCGCTGGAAGGAACTCGAGGCGGCCGGCATGCGCCGGCTGCCCCTGCCGCCGGAGCTCGCCGCCCGCCTCGAGGCTCTGGCGCGGCCGCTGTGGGAGGAGTATGCGGCCGCCGTGCCCGCCGCGCGGCCCGTCATCTCCGCCTTCCTGATCCGCACGGGCCGGGCGCCGCTTGCGGGAGAGGCGGGGGGATGAGCGCGCGGCTCGTGGCGGCGGCGGACCGGCTGCTCCGGCTGTTCGACCGGCTGGGCGCGCTGCTGCTGGCGGCGCTCTTCGGGCTGACGCTGGCCGAGATCGCGGCCCGTCAGATCGCCGGCGTCAGTCTTTCGATCTCGCTGGAATATCAGGGCTATCTGCTGATCGCGAGCGCGCTTCTGCCCCAGGGGCGGGTGCTGCGCGACGGCCGCGCGCTCGCCTTCCGCCTGCTGCTCGACCGGCTGCCCGCCGGCCCGCGCGCGGCGGCCGAGATCGCGGGACGCCTCGTCGCGGCGGCCGCCGCCGCGGGCATGGCGGCGGCCCTGTGGGATCTCGCCCTGTTCTCGCTGGCGACCGGGGCGCGGTCCTATTTTCCGAGCGCGACCGCGCTGTTCTGGCCGCAGGCGCTGGCGGCGCTGGGTGCGAGCGGGCTCGCGCTCGCCTGCCTCATCGGTCTCGTCGGCCCGCAGCCCGGCACCCGCCGGCAGGAGGATGGCGCATGAGCCCCGAGCTGCTGCTGATCGTTCTGCTTGCGGCCCTCCTGCTGCTCGGCGTGCCGGTGGGGCTGGCGCTGCTGATGGCGAGTCTGGCCGCGATCGCCGCGGGCTCCGAGGTGGACGCGCTGGCGCTCCTCGGCGGCGACGTGTGGCGGAGTCTGACGGCGCCGGAGCTCGTCGCGCTGCCGCTGTTCATCCTCATGGGCGAGCTCGTCTCCCGCGGCGGGCTGGCGGATCAGGTGTTCGGCGCGCTCGCGCGGCCGCTGGCGCGCCTGCCGGGCGGTCTGCTGCAGGTCAATGTCGTGGCGGCGACCATGTTCGCCGCGATCACCGGCTCCTCGGCCGCGACCACCGCGACGGTGGGCCGGATCACCGTGCCGGCGTTGGTGAGAGCCGGATACGACCGGCGGGCGATCGTCGGCTCGCTTGCGGGCGCCGGCACCCTCGGCTTTCTCATTCCACCGTCTCTCGTGCTCATCCTCTACGGCGTCGCCGCACGCCAGTCGATCGTGGACCTGTTTCTGGCCGGCGTCCTGCCCGGCCTCGTCTTCGCGCTCTCCGCCATGGTCTGGCTCGGGGTTGTGACGCGGCGGCCGCCCGCCGACGCGCACGGGGAGGAAGACGAGCGGGCGGAGCCGGGGGCATGGCCGGTCGTCAAGCTCCTCGCCGTGATTGCGGCCGTGGTCGGCGGCATGGCCGCGGGCGTGATCGGCCCGAGCGAGGCGGCCAGTCTGGGCGCGGCGCTGGTGATCGCGATCCAGGCGCGCGACTTCCTCGCCCGTCCCCGCGCGCTGTGGCAGGCGGTGCGCGGCGCGGCCAGGGCCACGGCGGTGCTCGCGCTGCTGCTCGTCGGCGCGCTGTTCTTCGCGAAGGCCGTCGCGCTCTTCGAGATTCCCGCCCGCCTCGGCGACGCGATCGCGGCCGCCGGGCTGTCTCCCTTCGCGCTGTTTCTGCTGCTGATCGCCGTGCATGCGCTGGCGGGCATGCTGCTCGACGGGTTGTCGCTGGTGCTGCTGTCGGTGCCGCTCACGCTGCCGCTCGCCGAGGCCGCGGGCTTTCATCCGGTCTGGTACGGGATCGTGCTCGTGATCACCGTCGAGATGGCCCAGATCACGCCGCCCGTCGGCTTCAACCTTTTCATCGTCCGGGACATCGCCGGCGTGTCGATCGGCGAGGCGGCGCGGGCCGCGCTGCCCTTCTTTTCCCTCTTGTTCGCGCTCGCGCTTTTGCTCTATGTGGTGCCCGCGATCGCGCTCTGGCCCCTGTAAGGGGCGGAGCGGCCGCGGGCCTCCGGGACAGTTCGCGCGGGCGGCATCCGGAACGGCGCAATCCAGATCGACCATCGGGTGAACATGACCAAGAGCATCCGGCCTCCGGTCATCCCCCTTCCAGCACGTCCGGAACGGCAGATGAACAAGCGGCACAAGATCTACGAGGGCAAGGCCAAGATCCTCTACGAGGGGCCCGAGCCCGGCACGCTCATCCAGCACTTCAAGGACGACGCCACCGCCTTCAACGCCCAGAAGCGCGCGGTGCTGCAGGGCAAGGGCGTGCTGAACAACCGCATCAGCGAATACATCTTCACCCAGATGAACGCGGTGCAGATCCCCAACCACTTCATCAAGCGGCTCAACATGCGCGAGCAGCTCGTCTACGCGCTGGAGATCATCCCGCTCGAGGTGGTGGTGCGCAACGTCGCCGCGGGCTCGATCGCCAAGCGCCTGGGGCTGGAGGAGGGAGAGCCGCTGCCGCGCCCGCTCGTCGAGTTCTACTACAAGGACGATGCGCTGGGCGATCCGCTCGTGTCGGAAGAGCACATCCTCGCCTTCGGCTGGTCCTACGAGCAGGAGCTCGACGACATGCGCCATCTCGCGCTCAGGGTGAACGACTTTCTGAGCGGCCTGTTCGCCGGGATCGGCATCCGCCTCGTCGACTTCAAGCTCGAATTCGGCCGCCAGTACCACGACGACCACACCCATCTGCTGGTCGCCGACGAGATCAGCCCGGACACCTGCCGGCTGTGGGACCTGCGCACCAATGAGCGGCTCGACAAGGACCGCTTCCGCCGCGATCTCGGCAATGTCGTGGAGGCCTATCAGGAGGTGGCGCGCCGGCTGGGCGTGCTGCCGTCGGCGGATGTCCGCGAGATCGGGCTGGCCGCGGATCGGGAATGAGCGCGCGCCGCGCGTCAGCGGCTGCCAGGGACAGGGGTGAGACATGGCGATCACGGCCGAGGTGCGGGTATCATTGAAACCCGGGGTGCTCGATCCCCAGGGCAAGGCGATCCAGCACGCGCTGGCGGTGCTGGGCTTTTCGGGCGTGCGCGAGGCGCGGGTCGGCAAGGTCATCACGCTGACCCTCGATGAGACGGATCCCGCGAAGGCCCGCGCGGCCGTCGAGGACATGGCGAAAAAGCTGCTCGCGAACCCCGTGATCGAGAACTGGTCGATCACCATTCGCGACGGGGAGGCCTGAGGGCCGATGCGCGCCGCCGTCATCATCTTCCCCGGCTCCAACTGCGACCGCGACATGATGGAGGCGCTCGCCAGGGTCACGGGGCGTCCGGCCATCCCGGTCTGGCACCGGGATGCGAGCCTGCCCGATGTCGATCTCGTCGCGCTGCCGGGCGGGTTCTCCTACGGCGACTATCTGCGCTGCGGGGCGATCGCGGCGCGCTCGCCGATCATGCGCGCGGTGGTGGAGGCGGCGCGGCGCGGCGTGCGGGTGCTCGGCGTGTGCAACGGCTTCCAGATCCTGACGGAGGTCGGTCTGCTGCCCGGCGCGCTGCTGCGCAACCGGGATCTGCTGTTCATCTGCCGCGACGTGCATCTGAGGGTGGAGACCACGGATTCGCCGTTCACGGCCGCGATGCGCAAGGGCGACGTGCTGCGCATCCCGATCGCCCATCACGACGGCAACTACTTCATCGACGCCGACGGCCTGAAGCGGCTGGAGGACGAGGACCGCATCGTCTTCCGCTACGCCGATGCCGACGGGCGGGTGGACGAGGCCGCCAATCCCAACGGCTCGCGCGCCAATATCGCCGGCGTGCTGAACGAGGGGCGCAACGTCCTCGGCATGATGCCGCATCCCGAGCGCGCGGTCGAACCCGAGCTCGGCGGCACCGACGGCCGGCTGCTCTTCGAAAGCCTGCTCGAAAGTCTGGCCGCGGCCTGACGCCCGTCAGCGCGCGCCGCCGGCGATCCCCGTGCCGCGGGCGATGCGCGGCGCCTCCAAGGTGACGACCGCCGAGATCGGCACATAGGCGAGCCCGTCGCGATCGGCGCGGCCGAGCCGATGCCGCACGGCAGCCAGCGTCAGCCGGTGGGGATGGCCGATCGCGACGACGGGGCCCGTGGCCGCCAGCGCCTCGATGCGCGCGAAGGCCTCCTCCAGCGCGC from Rhodothalassiaceae bacterium harbors:
- a CDS encoding C4-dicarboxylate ABC transporter permease, which codes for MSPELLLIVLLAALLLLGVPVGLALLMASLAAIAAGSEVDALALLGGDVWRSLTAPELVALPLFILMGELVSRGGLADQVFGALARPLARLPGGLLQVNVVAATMFAAITGSSAATTATVGRITVPALVRAGYDRRAIVGSLAGAGTLGFLIPPSLVLILYGVAARQSIVDLFLAGVLPGLVFALSAMVWLGVVTRRPPADAHGEEDERAEPGAWPVVKLLAVIAAVVGGMAAGVIGPSEAASLGAALVIAIQARDFLARPRALWQAVRGAARATAVLALLLVGALFFAKAVALFEIPARLGDAIAAAGLSPFALFLLLIAVHALAGMLLDGLSLVLLSVPLTLPLAEAAGFHPVWYGIVLVITVEMAQITPPVGFNLFIVRDIAGVSIGEAARAALPFFSLLFALALLLYVVPAIALWPL
- the purC1 gene encoding phosphoribosylaminoimidazole-succinocarboxamide synthase 1, translating into MNKRHKIYEGKAKILYEGPEPGTLIQHFKDDATAFNAQKRAVLQGKGVLNNRISEYIFTQMNAVQIPNHFIKRLNMREQLVYALEIIPLEVVVRNVAAGSIAKRLGLEEGEPLPRPLVEFYYKDDALGDPLVSEEHILAFGWSYEQELDDMRHLALRVNDFLSGLFAGIGIRLVDFKLEFGRQYHDDHTHLLVADEISPDTCRLWDLRTNERLDKDRFRRDLGNVVEAYQEVARRLGVLPSADVREIGLAADRE
- the purS gene encoding phosphoribosylformylglycinamidine synthase subunit PurS, which translates into the protein MAITAEVRVSLKPGVLDPQGKAIQHALAVLGFSGVREARVGKVITLTLDETDPAKARAAVEDMAKKLLANPVIENWSITIRDGEA
- the purQ gene encoding phosphoribosylformylglycinamidine synthase subunit PurQ — its product is MRAAVIIFPGSNCDRDMMEALARVTGRPAIPVWHRDASLPDVDLVALPGGFSYGDYLRCGAIAARSPIMRAVVEAARRGVRVLGVCNGFQILTEVGLLPGALLRNRDLLFICRDVHLRVETTDSPFTAAMRKGDVLRIPIAHHDGNYFIDADGLKRLEDEDRIVFRYADADGRVDEAANPNGSRANIAGVLNEGRNVLGMMPHPERAVEPELGGTDGRLLFESLLESLAAA